A window from Fervidicoccaceae archaeon encodes these proteins:
- a CDS encoding DUF401 family protein has product MIELAIIAFSFATIILLVAMRKDINIALLTGSVILLAYFAGMNFYRVIAETLTDSRTIFLLATSLTISLLAELYRRSGGITELSRSLASKIRSPRGILILIPSVLGLLPIAGGALMSAPIVGAIGENLGMSNELMIFLNVWFRHFLFLFYPMGQTLIVASATMGISPIALAVLQIPIALFMAIYGLIFTRGYKGDYKSSNASSVSLWRSGTPMLSAIVASLALNQLIGNFGIPIGISIGILLLIYLLKQGKRDLIASLKSKMVVSLTISSFSIMLLQHSIMSTDASKAISSTINNSSIPTIVLETVFPGILSALTSSPITGIITMAPILSSMHPLSIYEASLIYTSSYISYTVSPTHLCLIYTANYFNRGVTSSYKYMLPAALSVIFFTIIYYFILLPHVF; this is encoded by the coding sequence ATGATAGAATTAGCGATAATAGCATTTTCCTTTGCAACCATAATATTGCTGGTAGCAATGAGGAAGGACATCAACATTGCATTGCTTACTGGATCTGTAATCCTATTGGCTTATTTTGCTGGAATGAACTTCTATAGGGTAATAGCAGAAACCCTAACAGATAGCAGGACAATTTTTCTTCTGGCAACATCTCTCACAATCTCTCTGCTAGCTGAGCTATATAGAAGATCTGGAGGTATAACTGAGCTCAGTAGGTCGCTTGCCTCTAAGATAAGAAGCCCAAGAGGAATATTGATTCTTATTCCTTCAGTCCTTGGCTTGCTTCCAATAGCTGGAGGAGCACTTATGTCAGCACCTATTGTGGGAGCAATAGGAGAGAATTTGGGAATGAGCAACGAGCTCATGATTTTCCTCAATGTATGGTTCAGACACTTCCTCTTTCTCTTCTATCCTATGGGACAAACTTTGATAGTCGCTTCGGCTACGATGGGAATAAGTCCCATAGCATTGGCAGTCCTTCAAATACCAATTGCTCTCTTCATGGCAATCTATGGACTCATTTTTACCAGAGGCTATAAGGGTGATTATAAAAGCAGCAATGCATCATCCGTGAGCCTCTGGAGGAGCGGCACCCCTATGCTGAGTGCAATAGTAGCCTCTCTCGCACTGAATCAACTGATTGGAAATTTTGGGATTCCAATTGGGATTTCAATAGGAATACTGCTATTGATCTATCTACTTAAACAGGGAAAACGCGATCTCATAGCCTCACTGAAGAGCAAGATGGTTGTCTCTCTTACAATCTCTTCCTTCTCGATAATGCTTTTGCAGCACTCTATAATGAGCACTGATGCCTCCAAGGCAATTTCCTCTACCATAAACAATAGCTCTATTCCAACAATAGTTCTTGAAACAGTCTTTCCAGGCATTCTTTCTGCTCTAACATCTTCTCCCATCACAGGAATAATAACTATGGCTCCAATCCTCTCGTCCATGCATCCTCTATCAATTTATGAGGCCTCATTAATATATACAAGCAGCTATATTTCATACACTGTTTCTCCAACCCATCTGTGCCTAATTTACACCGCAAATTACTTTAATAGAGGAGTCACAAGTAGCTACAAATACATGTTACCAGCAGCACTATCTGTCATATTTTTCACAATAATCTACTATTTCATCCTTCTGCCGCATGTTTTCTGA
- a CDS encoding type II secretion system F family protein produces the protein MEEPKKKERKITFSLVYERLSLVYFGNLGKRLAKAYELEDKLSKAMIFTHPVVYASKLLMDTTIVGFFSIIAAIVLFARYNLLYSSLGVLGVILPVLVLFVPALFFIIKIALLSSAISSRAHEVESELPLFASYVTSMVVSGISPERVIETVADSDLFHAIKKEAQLIRRNMRVLGLDALSAIEMVAKNHPSREFREFMMGYTSTIRGGGDVSHYLQLKTEAYFKEKERDMDKLVEKVSLILSTYMIIYVLVGLTINIVIAIQGAGLAKFIGTSTNVTLMIIMFNFILMPMLTIFMIAIVGGTLPKYHVSYLEPYLSLFISVPSGALIFSILMAMGGYKAFITPDRTNMTIAISAIGFFFIAASIPPMLEWKRIDTRERGVVRYLGSFLTDLSEIRKAGLNPEKSIIYLSSRDYGSFNPVLKKLSASLQIGLNIKRSVRLAILGYKNWFMRTIMRMLVDIIEYGGGTPQLLDTIASYGRRLSDFETQLKSALRTDTFLPYLGSILNIVSTVMIIYLMVSSISIMQPMGPGGAVGSSMAINPIYLSTLTFQLLLSLILNSWLAGLLVGKSVTTSVAGGFKHSAILAAASVAVALITINILLIPLFSIPR, from the coding sequence TTGGAGGAGCCTAAGAAAAAGGAAAGGAAAATTACCTTTTCTCTTGTCTATGAGAGGCTCTCTCTCGTTTACTTCGGTAATTTGGGAAAGAGGCTTGCCAAAGCCTACGAGCTGGAGGATAAGCTAAGCAAGGCTATGATATTCACGCATCCGGTGGTTTATGCTTCAAAGCTGCTGATGGACACCACTATAGTTGGATTTTTTTCCATCATAGCAGCCATTGTTCTCTTCGCAAGATACAATCTCTTATATTCTTCTCTAGGAGTGCTAGGGGTCATTCTCCCCGTCCTGGTTCTCTTTGTACCTGCTCTCTTCTTTATAATTAAGATAGCACTTCTCAGTTCAGCCATCTCCTCAAGAGCTCACGAGGTTGAATCGGAGCTTCCCCTCTTCGCTTCCTATGTAACATCGATGGTTGTTTCCGGCATAAGCCCGGAAAGAGTAATAGAAACAGTTGCTGATTCCGATCTCTTCCATGCAATAAAGAAAGAAGCTCAATTAATAAGGAGGAACATGAGAGTGCTTGGACTGGATGCGTTGAGTGCTATAGAAATGGTTGCCAAAAATCATCCCAGCAGAGAATTCAGAGAGTTCATGATGGGCTATACTTCCACAATAAGAGGGGGAGGCGATGTTTCCCACTACTTGCAGCTGAAGACAGAAGCATACTTCAAGGAAAAGGAGAGAGATATGGACAAGCTTGTGGAAAAAGTTAGCCTAATATTGAGCACCTACATGATAATCTACGTTCTTGTGGGGCTCACGATAAACATTGTAATAGCAATACAGGGGGCTGGTCTGGCTAAATTCATTGGAACTTCAACAAATGTCACTCTAATGATAATAATGTTCAACTTTATACTCATGCCCATGTTGACAATATTCATGATAGCGATTGTTGGAGGAACGTTACCGAAATATCACGTATCCTACCTGGAGCCGTATCTTTCGCTTTTTATATCTGTTCCCTCAGGAGCACTCATTTTCTCCATATTGATGGCTATGGGAGGCTACAAAGCCTTCATTACTCCAGATAGAACAAACATGACGATAGCAATTTCCGCTATTGGCTTTTTCTTCATTGCAGCATCAATACCCCCAATGCTTGAATGGAAAAGGATAGATACAAGGGAAAGAGGGGTAGTGAGATACCTTGGCTCCTTCCTTACAGATTTATCAGAGATAAGAAAAGCAGGACTCAATCCAGAAAAGAGCATAATCTATCTTAGCTCAAGGGACTATGGTAGCTTTAACCCAGTGCTGAAAAAGCTCTCCGCATCTCTTCAAATAGGATTAAACATAAAGAGATCGGTAAGGCTTGCAATTCTCGGATATAAGAACTGGTTCATGAGAACAATAATGAGAATGCTAGTTGATATTATAGAATATGGAGGTGGAACCCCGCAGCTTCTTGATACAATAGCTTCTTATGGCAGAAGGCTCTCTGACTTCGAGACACAGCTTAAATCAGCTCTGAGGACCGATACCTTTCTTCCATACTTGGGATCGATTTTGAACATAGTGTCAACAGTAATGATAATATATCTAATGGTTAGCTCCATCAGCATAATGCAGCCTATGGGTCCAGGAGGTGCTGTGGGATCTTCCATGGCAATAAATCCAATATACCTTTCTACATTAACCTTTCAGCTGCTCTTGAGCCTTATTCTGAATTCTTGGTTAGCAGGTCTGCTGGTTGGAAAGTCTGTAACTACATCAGTGGCTGGCGGGTTCAAGCACTCTGCTATCTTGGCGGCTGCGAGTGTTGCAGTAGCACTCATAACAATAAATATTTTGCTAATTCCTCTATTTTCAATTCCAAGATGA
- a CDS encoding type II/IV secretion system ATPase subunit has translation MQRAGGAAFIEISGSYKEIERYPLNPPWAYARIMFNKEDGTYLYVVDEVSLSPLERKIYGILINIMIHELQPPPSGIDTMAYFREKAREILRKYAIRLGKTPGVSWAKMMYYIERDVIGYGYVDPLMRDPYIEDISCDGVGKPIYVWHRNYESLPTNIRIDDEEALDSFLVRLSHLAGAHISVAFPIVDAILPGGHRLAGTFKKEVTTKGSTFTIRKFREDPITLVDMIGWKNLPEEMAAYLWIMLEHKMTGLVLGVTGSGKTTALNAIASLIRPSMKVVTIEDTPELRLPLENWVQLVTRQSYGIGTEKIGEINLFDLIKVSLRYRPDYIIVGEVRGEEAYALMQAVATGHGGLTTLHAENVVQAINRLTSEPMNTPKSFIPFLNFALVTKRHMLISPEGSLQIVRRITNLWEILEYGDYVEIFRWDPNKDEHRADFSKSTMLKKIAELRGKDWEWIMGEIEKRKRVLKYLRIENKRFYLDIAKVVRTYYQKPEELMREVNERLLSFKSREEGGELGGA, from the coding sequence ATGCAGAGAGCAGGAGGAGCTGCTTTCATAGAGATTTCTGGGAGCTACAAAGAAATAGAGAGATATCCATTGAATCCTCCTTGGGCCTATGCTAGGATAATGTTCAACAAGGAAGATGGAACATATTTATATGTGGTAGACGAGGTTTCTCTTTCTCCGCTTGAGAGAAAGATCTATGGTATATTGATAAACATAATGATACATGAGCTTCAGCCACCACCAAGTGGAATAGACACAATGGCATACTTCAGAGAAAAAGCAAGGGAAATTCTCAGGAAGTATGCAATCCGCTTGGGCAAAACTCCAGGAGTTTCGTGGGCTAAAATGATGTACTATATTGAAAGAGATGTTATTGGCTATGGATACGTAGATCCATTAATGAGGGATCCCTACATAGAAGACATCTCCTGTGATGGAGTAGGGAAGCCCATATATGTATGGCATAGAAACTATGAGAGCCTCCCCACAAACATTAGAATTGACGATGAGGAAGCTCTTGACAGCTTTCTAGTAAGGCTATCGCACTTAGCAGGAGCGCACATCAGCGTAGCTTTTCCAATTGTTGATGCTATACTTCCCGGGGGTCATAGGTTGGCTGGAACGTTCAAAAAGGAAGTAACCACGAAGGGATCCACATTCACAATCAGAAAATTCAGGGAGGATCCAATAACCCTAGTGGACATGATAGGCTGGAAGAACCTTCCAGAGGAAATGGCCGCTTATCTATGGATAATGCTAGAGCACAAGATGACAGGTTTAGTCCTAGGAGTGACGGGTTCAGGAAAAACTACAGCTCTAAATGCCATAGCCTCCTTAATAAGACCATCAATGAAAGTCGTAACAATTGAGGATACACCTGAGCTCAGGCTTCCACTGGAGAATTGGGTCCAGCTTGTGACAAGGCAGAGCTACGGAATTGGAACAGAGAAAATTGGAGAAATCAATTTATTCGATCTAATTAAGGTCAGCTTGAGGTACAGGCCAGACTACATAATTGTTGGAGAGGTGAGGGGAGAAGAGGCATATGCCCTCATGCAGGCAGTTGCTACTGGACATGGGGGATTGACAACTCTTCATGCTGAGAACGTTGTTCAGGCAATAAACAGGCTAACCAGCGAGCCAATGAACACGCCGAAAAGCTTCATACCTTTCCTGAACTTTGCTCTTGTAACCAAGAGGCACATGCTTATCTCTCCAGAAGGCTCTCTCCAAATAGTGAGAAGAATAACGAACCTGTGGGAAATTCTTGAATATGGAGACTATGTGGAAATTTTCAGATGGGATCCAAACAAGGATGAGCATAGAGCAGATTTCTCCAAAAGCACAATGCTGAAGAAAATTGCCGAATTGAGAGGCAAGGACTGGGAATGGATCATGGGTGAGATCGAGAAGAGGAAGAGAGTACTAAAGTACTTGAGGATTGAGAACAAGAGGTTCTATCTTGATATAGCCAAAGTTGTGAGAACATATTATCAGAAGCCCGAGGAGCTTATGCGTGAGGTAAACGAGAGGCTTCTCTCTTTCAAAAGCAGAGAAGAAGGGGGAGAACTTGGAGGAGCCTAA
- a CDS encoding MFS transporter — protein sequence MEKPLWIISASVFAFSFTTAVINLTSGLRVYSLSHSPSLLSLTTLVYNVLYTITSYYYGKIAYRRLSQVELLITSFSTIGLTSLLMGIIPDPYAVISMNAFFGAGAAIGSPTLTAALVSYLMKDSIAVTRYNILVSLGTIFGYLTAAFMGALPSSYILIFNGAILLFFTPLPAFLPPKFKVKMQEKIALAPMLSHLVGRVRSFPSEIVHWEKLISFGEAGREMRKMLRIKIGRASTLTLIGTVALFTAINTFFTPMPAYLKIFKYNDKEIYALYLLSNFTTLLLYDFIKGKVGSWNDTWKVLVLSVSTRPFLFLLPLLTYFVHPIIIFPVLYIAVGATWAGISASLPVISMMHASPEKKGESVSKMNAMTSLGAILGSFLASVISEFGIIYTSLIASILAAASALIFKKASSSPVD from the coding sequence ATGGAGAAGCCACTGTGGATAATATCAGCAAGCGTATTCGCATTCAGTTTCACCACTGCTGTCATAAATCTGACCTCTGGACTGAGAGTCTATTCTCTATCTCATTCACCTTCACTTCTCTCTCTAACTACGCTTGTTTATAACGTACTCTACACAATCACGAGCTACTATTATGGAAAAATAGCCTATAGAAGGCTATCTCAAGTAGAGCTATTAATTACATCCTTCTCCACTATCGGTCTTACATCATTACTTATGGGAATCATCCCTGATCCCTATGCTGTGATATCCATGAATGCTTTCTTCGGAGCAGGCGCAGCTATTGGTTCTCCCACACTTACAGCAGCTCTCGTCAGCTACCTCATGAAGGACAGCATTGCAGTAACGAGGTATAATATACTTGTTAGCTTGGGAACAATATTTGGCTATTTAACAGCAGCCTTCATGGGAGCTCTCCCCTCATCGTATATTCTCATCTTCAATGGGGCAATTCTGCTCTTCTTCACCCCTCTTCCTGCTTTTCTCCCTCCAAAATTCAAGGTAAAAATGCAGGAAAAAATTGCCCTTGCACCGATGCTTTCCCATCTTGTCGGAAGAGTGAGATCCTTTCCCAGCGAAATCGTGCATTGGGAGAAGCTCATATCATTCGGAGAAGCGGGAAGAGAAATGAGAAAAATGCTGAGAATAAAAATAGGAAGGGCCTCAACGCTTACACTAATTGGCACTGTTGCCCTGTTTACAGCAATCAATACTTTTTTCACTCCAATGCCAGCATATCTGAAAATTTTCAAGTACAACGATAAGGAAATATACGCTTTGTACTTGCTTAGCAACTTTACAACGCTACTGCTATATGATTTCATAAAGGGGAAGGTTGGTAGTTGGAATGACACATGGAAAGTTCTCGTTCTCTCGGTCTCTACAAGGCCTTTTCTATTTCTCCTTCCTCTTTTAACCTACTTTGTTCACCCCATAATCATATTTCCTGTTCTCTACATTGCTGTTGGAGCAACCTGGGCTGGCATATCTGCGTCACTCCCTGTAATATCAATGATGCATGCTTCTCCTGAAAAGAAAGGTGAATCAGTCAGTAAAATGAATGCAATGACGAGCTTGGGAGCAATTCTTGGGTCCTTCCTTGCCAGCGTTATTTCCGAATTCGGCATAATTTATACTTCTCTTATTGCGAGCATTCTCGCTGCAGCTTCAGCACTAATATTCAAGAAGGCTTCCTCATCTCCCGTAGACTGA
- a CDS encoding radical SAM protein has translation MEEAYDPFELGKKVESAVSRKVKDSVLRKYYRFRGGSWYGGIATADVIGCNLRCSFCWGWRERERYEFIGEMMSPEDVVKRLLSISEKRGYERMRVSGGEPTLVFEHLVQVLDALKKASSSYIFILETNGLLLGRFPEYASLLSQYSFLHVRVSIKGCNDEDFEVLTGARRDFFRYQLQALKNLRDSNVSVHPAIMISFSKKEECERLKDLIYEIDEAFIGNIEEEIVILYPHVRELLRVKGLRPRIYTEP, from the coding sequence ATGGAAGAAGCCTATGACCCATTTGAACTTGGGAAAAAAGTTGAAAGTGCAGTTTCAAGGAAAGTGAAAGATAGTGTGCTGAGAAAGTACTACAGATTCAGGGGAGGTTCATGGTATGGAGGAATAGCTACAGCAGATGTAATTGGATGCAACCTGAGATGCAGTTTCTGTTGGGGCTGGAGAGAAAGAGAGAGATATGAGTTCATAGGAGAAATGATGTCCCCCGAGGATGTTGTCAAGAGGCTATTGAGCATCTCTGAGAAGAGAGGATATGAAAGGATGAGAGTAAGTGGAGGAGAACCTACTCTGGTTTTTGAGCACTTGGTTCAGGTACTAGATGCTCTGAAAAAAGCATCCTCGAGCTATATTTTTATATTGGAGACAAACGGCCTCCTTCTGGGAAGGTTTCCTGAGTATGCTTCACTTCTCTCTCAATATTCATTTCTACATGTTAGGGTTTCAATAAAAGGATGCAATGATGAAGATTTTGAAGTTTTAACTGGAGCAAGAAGGGATTTCTTTCGATATCAGCTTCAGGCTCTGAAGAATCTCAGGGATTCGAATGTGAGCGTCCATCCAGCAATCATGATCAGCTTCAGCAAAAAAGAAGAATGTGAAAGGCTAAAGGATTTAATATATGAGATAGATGAAGCTTTTATTGGCAACATAGAAGAGGAAATTGTGATCCTCTATCCACATGTGAGAGAGTTGCTTAGAGTAAAAGGTCTCAGGCCAAGGATCTACACTGAACCATAA
- a CDS encoding carboxypeptidase-like regulatory domain-containing protein produces MTFTTRVFILISIFFLLSFFTITASSQSIESISLNELEKTVGKPFIYGIDASFPNPWIVNRGSSFLYQPDSDHIQIYDYFNNAIKFTYSINGIVTSVDESYPLLAIGTSKGEVIFIDESLNYTVKKFEGSFGSVTKVLALSSRYVYALFSDGSLIQYDSMSDSWITYRPFSYSTTSENVQQYQVLDIWKDGGNLLLLCSPIYSPVGKIYIQLSPATNETSISGIKIILNFTDTGFLLTGTTDENGLVQFGVPPGETPSSQVSIYISSSKPNFFYLYTSTLGDLLNKMNVISYPPQSLPLIYLSYVSTNYMLYLATPSPSGLKVINSISFTADSVKGLLVEDGSLGFKYLLLLSRGGYLSIDRLSPSLILLGRDTYSRTELSAFDSDSSGNYLLLGFTDGTLVALKLTQQGYNVFHSYKLTSSPTLVKVISTSPLSIITYDGNYLSALIYSQSNYTFWPILRTSDSFGYYVGEGSLALFGTDETLIFFSPSRTFVLDGIKEIFAYNTLDLRTRTLSTIKINVLGEDGSIPTSFSAILKGKITYVSNATGEKPLIFRNVLPDNYTLTVIPSQNIYDSLSVKLSVTGDGTFNISLPLHVFTVTFELIDNLTGGPPKGNFSYNLVPQRGNATIGSWEPSKGDLKLNITYGLYTIALTPQFSSIYPTISYSFSVPENLNIILNIARLSYLFGVQVIDSLTNSPASGAFKVEIIDTLGNVHQGTTDFNSIAYVTLNDVGNMSILISPADEITSKTFYELATSYYIDSQMVKQFSLVRRNYTLTISIIDLDTNIPASGITVKISSYTRVVGANGTYVFELPANTYVATVQGGIYVPTQRTISLYDNSSITIGVRRIVGTLTVRILQSGGTPISNAIINIDGIDNVNSYTFISDYTGEITVNLPLGLYKITVRAADYVPQVQVWNVSSTSPQTVEIRMSYTLLGYFKAYGIYMLIIAVSAILILYMRRYVRRRLDLLAQKELEEEVF; encoded by the coding sequence TTGACATTTACTACTCGTGTGTTCATTCTCATTTCAATCTTTTTCCTTCTATCGTTTTTTACTATTACAGCTTCATCGCAGAGTATAGAATCAATAAGCCTAAATGAACTGGAAAAAACAGTTGGAAAGCCATTCATTTATGGAATAGATGCCTCTTTTCCAAATCCCTGGATAGTAAACAGAGGTTCTTCCTTTCTCTATCAGCCAGACTCTGACCACATTCAAATATACGATTACTTCAACAATGCAATAAAATTCACCTATTCCATAAATGGAATAGTCACATCAGTGGATGAAAGCTATCCTCTGCTAGCTATCGGTACAAGCAAAGGAGAGGTCATCTTCATAGATGAATCGTTGAACTATACTGTAAAGAAGTTTGAAGGATCCTTTGGTTCAGTCACAAAAGTGCTTGCACTATCCAGCAGATATGTATATGCTCTCTTCTCTGACGGCTCTCTCATTCAATACGATTCTATGAGTGATTCATGGATCACCTATAGACCATTTTCATATTCCACTACCTCCGAAAACGTTCAGCAGTATCAAGTTTTGGATATCTGGAAAGATGGGGGGAACCTCCTACTTTTATGCTCCCCAATATATAGCCCCGTGGGGAAAATATACATACAGCTGTCTCCTGCAACAAACGAAACTTCTATTTCTGGAATAAAGATAATCCTGAACTTCACAGATACAGGCTTTCTCCTAACTGGAACAACCGATGAAAATGGATTAGTTCAATTCGGGGTTCCTCCTGGAGAAACTCCATCATCTCAAGTTTCAATATACATATCTTCATCAAAGCCAAATTTCTTCTATTTATATACTTCAACTCTAGGCGATCTGCTGAATAAAATGAATGTAATTTCCTATCCTCCACAATCTCTCCCTTTGATATACCTTTCATATGTAAGCACAAACTACATGCTCTACCTTGCAACCCCCTCTCCCTCAGGTCTAAAAGTTATTAACAGCATTTCCTTCACGGCAGACTCTGTGAAGGGATTACTGGTTGAAGATGGTAGCTTGGGCTTCAAATATCTTCTATTGCTTTCCAGAGGTGGCTACCTCAGCATAGATAGGCTTTCTCCCTCTCTAATCCTATTGGGAAGAGATACTTACTCTCGCACTGAGCTCTCTGCCTTTGATTCCGATTCTTCAGGAAACTACCTTCTTCTTGGCTTCACTGACGGGACTCTTGTAGCATTGAAGCTGACACAGCAAGGCTATAACGTTTTTCATAGTTATAAACTAACTTCATCTCCAACCCTCGTAAAGGTAATTTCCACGTCTCCTCTATCTATTATCACCTATGATGGAAATTACTTGAGTGCGCTCATTTATTCACAGAGCAACTACACTTTTTGGCCAATCCTCAGAACTTCTGATTCCTTCGGATATTATGTAGGAGAAGGCTCTTTAGCCCTGTTCGGGACCGATGAAACACTCATATTCTTTTCTCCTTCACGGACATTCGTTCTCGATGGCATTAAGGAAATCTTTGCCTACAATACACTGGATTTGAGAACTAGAACGCTCAGCACCATAAAGATAAACGTTCTTGGTGAGGATGGAAGCATACCCACGTCCTTCTCAGCAATCCTGAAGGGAAAAATAACGTATGTCTCAAATGCTACAGGTGAAAAGCCGCTGATCTTCAGAAACGTTCTACCTGACAACTATACTCTTACAGTTATTCCATCTCAAAATATCTATGATTCTCTTTCAGTGAAGCTTTCAGTAACTGGAGATGGAACGTTCAACATTTCCCTCCCTCTTCACGTTTTCACTGTTACCTTTGAACTGATTGACAACCTAACTGGGGGGCCTCCTAAGGGGAACTTCAGCTACAATCTTGTTCCTCAAAGAGGAAATGCTACTATTGGTTCCTGGGAACCTTCAAAAGGGGATCTGAAGCTCAATATAACATATGGATTATATACGATAGCCCTCACACCCCAATTTTCCTCAATTTATCCTACAATTTCCTATTCCTTCAGCGTTCCAGAGAATCTAAACATTATTTTGAACATAGCTAGGCTGAGCTATCTTTTCGGAGTACAAGTGATAGATTCATTAACAAATTCTCCAGCTTCTGGAGCGTTCAAAGTTGAGATAATTGACACGCTTGGAAACGTTCATCAAGGAACTACCGACTTCAATTCAATAGCATATGTAACCCTGAATGATGTTGGGAACATGAGCATTCTGATTTCTCCAGCAGATGAAATAACTTCAAAAACTTTCTATGAATTAGCGACGAGCTATTATATAGACTCTCAGATGGTCAAGCAATTCAGCTTAGTAAGAAGAAACTATACCTTAACTATAAGCATTATAGATCTCGACACAAACATACCCGCTTCAGGAATCACAGTAAAAATATCTTCTTATACAAGAGTTGTTGGTGCCAATGGAACGTATGTATTCGAGCTTCCTGCGAATACATATGTAGCGACAGTTCAGGGAGGAATCTATGTCCCCACTCAGAGAACAATCTCTCTATATGATAACAGCAGCATTACAATAGGGGTTAGGAGAATCGTTGGTACATTAACTGTAAGGATTCTTCAGTCAGGAGGAACACCAATTTCTAATGCCATTATAAACATAGATGGTATAGACAATGTCAACTCATATACCTTTATCTCTGATTATACGGGGGAAATAACAGTGAATCTTCCTCTTGGTCTATACAAAATAACAGTCAGAGCGGCAGATTATGTTCCCCAGGTCCAAGTGTGGAATGTATCCTCAACTTCTCCGCAAACTGTCGAGATTAGAATGAGCTACACACTGCTGGGATATTTTAAAGCATATGGGATATATATGCTCATTATTGCAGTATCAGCAATCCTAATTCTGTACATGAGGAGGTATGTGAGGAGAAGGCTTGACCTTCTAGCTCAGAAAGAGCTGGAGGAGGAGGTGTTCTGA
- a CDS encoding archaellin/type IV pilin N-terminal domain-containing protein, producing the protein MKERAISPIIATVILVAVTIALAVGVALWMSGLIGGAGSREQLQIMPDSYMNVSSTGSNAVIYLHIKNAGSIDSKIISVRVDTTNIAGTYALGTTTTSLPITVKAGSDIYLTITPSGNFPPGKSYKITVYTDAGGSYFIELTPTVVS; encoded by the coding sequence TTGAAGGAAAGGGCAATTTCACCAATAATAGCAACGGTAATACTAGTGGCTGTAACTATAGCACTAGCAGTTGGAGTGGCGCTGTGGATGTCAGGCCTGATAGGGGGAGCAGGTTCAAGAGAGCAGTTGCAGATAATGCCGGATAGCTACATGAATGTAAGTTCAACAGGAAGTAATGCTGTTATATACTTACATATAAAGAATGCGGGAAGCATTGACTCTAAGATAATATCAGTAAGAGTAGATACAACAAACATTGCCGGAACATATGCTCTGGGAACTACTACAACAAGCCTTCCAATTACAGTGAAAGCTGGCAGTGACATCTATTTGACGATAACCCCCTCAGGAAACTTCCCTCCAGGAAAGTCGTACAAGATAACTGTATATACTGATGCTGGGGGAAGCTATTTCATTGAATTAACTCCCACAGTCGTTTCCTGA